The Engystomops pustulosus chromosome 3, aEngPut4.maternal, whole genome shotgun sequence region TACCACCTACACACTAGCTGGGAGGCTTATCAGATGGATGTCTTGAttaaggaagaagaaaaaaccTTTAGGGGAAATTTTCTCAGTTTTTTACATGCAGGTACGAGACTGTTGTTACGAGTGAGGCGCACGGTTACCTGCTCTACATCCGGCTCTTCAGGAATTCCTCCATCGTTTCTCCCACTCTTTGTCCTCGGGTCAGTCCTCACACCTGTTCTTCTGATTATATAAGAAGCTGTAGCCTTCAGCTCCTGCAGATACAAGTTCAGCACCATGGCGAGTGTAGCTGCTATCGTGGCCAGGAACCAAGCTGGTCCTCTTGGTTATGGAACCCATGACAACCCAAAAAAATACTTGAACCAAGACTTTGAGGAGCTGAGGGCACATTGCTTGGCCTCGGGGACCTTGTTTGAGGACCCAACATTTCCTGCTGCTCAGTCGTCTCTAGGAAATAATGAACTAGGACCCGATTCCGACATCGTGCAAGGACTCGTCTGGAAGAGACCCAAGGTGaggaaaatgtatgtatatggaaaaatatatttgacgaCCAATTCACATCTGGGTTCCTGCGTTTGcaggtttgaatctgtttttcttccgtttttGGAAGTGTAAgctgctgtgaaaatgttaatacaactgcttacacttccaaaaatgaggaaaacagattcaaaccagacAGCATGGGAAACCTGCAAAAACACATATGTTATCAGTGCATTTAAAAAGGAATCAATAACAGACCAAAAACACACCTTGTAACTtaggggtcgggaacctttttggctgagagagccatgaactgcACATAATTTAaaatgcacatgcccccagtagataggtagccccagtacattgcccacagtagataggtagccccagcacatgcccccagtaattaggtagccacatcacacggcccccagtaaataggtagccatggcacatgcccccagtagaaaggtagctcAGACACAAGCCatgagtagataggtagccacagcacatgccccccagtaaataggtagccacagcacatgctcaaggtagataggtagtcatagcacatgcccccagtagagaggtagccacagtaaatacctcccagtagacaggtagccccatgACATGCCcacaggccccagtagataggtagtcaaaaCACATGCCttgcagtagataggtagtgacGGTGTTGCTTAGGCAATGGCGCCTTGGTAATATAGAGGAGTGGATAccgctctactctatgacacaggtgcTGTCACCTAAGCAAGGCCATTGCTATTAATCAATGATCTGTCTGCGAGCCAGATGCAGCGCAGCCATTAGAAGAGCCaaatctggctcccgagccataggttccctacaccTGGTGTGACTGTACCCTAAGGGGGTACTAGGATTCTGAATAGGGGGAAAGACAAAAGTGTCTGGTATTGAGTGAAAGGGAACGTAATAAGTAGCAGCGGATACTTAGGATCCAGCTTTCATGTCAGGAGCAGTCAGGGCAGCAAGAGCTCATAGTGGAGGGCAATACTGCTTACCCCATACACGGCGCTCCTGCAGTTGGTGGAAGCATAATGTGGGGGAGGCAGGACGAGGATCTTAGTTCAGACCCAGTTCAGCATTTACTCAAACTCCAGAAATAGAGAGGGCGGAGAGTGTACGTTTGGCTGAGATGGTTAGCCTGTACACTGTAGTGCCGCCTCCCTCCGGGAGCTGTTATCTGCCGCCTGAAGCAAGATTtccatcttgcctcatggcagatgtggccctgggcAAGGGGCATTAATGGATATTGATTGTCAATGCTTATTTcaagtgttacaatgtatctgccCTTATCTTACAGGAGATAAATCCAAATCCCCAATTTATTACAGAAGGGGCGTGCCGTGATGATGTTCTGCAAGGAATGCTGGGTAAGTGGTCACATTCGCCCTTCTTGCCCCTAATCCAAACTTCTTATGACCATtatattgtataaatgtgtattgGATATACAAGTGTTGGAGACCTGTCAAGAGACTTTCCAATGATGACCCCTGTGAGTGTGaaagttttataataaaaaaattacatttggccTAAACTAAGTAACTGAGTACTTCTATGTTGTTAAGGTCATGGAACAGCtttatgctgcaaaatttttTATTATGGTTAAGGGGGATGAATAGGGGATCTTTGCTGCTCCCTGGCTCTGCTCAATCTGTCCCAGTCTATACAGTAAAGCTGACAAGTAAATCTAAAACCTGTTCCTATTGTCTCATACCTTCCATACAGATATTATTGCTGGTGATGCGACAATAGGATATGAATGGACACCTCCTCACATCTACCATTACCAGCCTTTGCCTTGTTGACTCCTTAGCCAATTCTCGTGTGCACTTTTTGGTCACTCGATATATAACGAGTCTCCTAAAGACAATGGTGATCAATGGATGGAGAGTCTCTGATTCTAATAGTCGTTTATTTTATGACTTCCCAGTAACAGCAGGTTATGTTTTCCACAGGTAACTGCTGGTTTCTATGTTCTGTAGCATCTCTGACCCTGAATGAAGAATGTCTCTTCCGTGTTGTCCCTATAGAACAGCATTTTGACACCGATTATGCCGGAATCTTTCACTTTAAGGTAATACAAAGTTTTGGAGAAGTCTAAAATTAGACTGGACTCCAAATactttaattaatttaaaaaagaaaagtttatcaccactagggggagcttattgcacacagtgattgagctccccctagtggtggacaAAGTTAGCTTAAATATTGTAATTTAAAAGAAACTAAGCCAAAAAGAACCCATTTTGACTTTTGAAACGCCCACATTTTATTCATACCTTAATTTTGAGACAATGCAGCTGTActtggggcttgttttttgtctgATTTGATATTTTTGGTGGTAACATTTTCAAGcagctgctttttaaagtttttaacatttttatctaCTTTTTATTTGGGATAGATATCTCACATAATAAAGCAATTTAATaggcacatttttttaatatgtatttttaGATTTTCTATTGGGTCCCCTTTGAATCCTTGACCTTGCAATCACTTAATTTGTAAAATGCTCCAGCACTTCCAGATTTGGGTTTCCATCTCCACTTTACACAGTGGACCCCTTTcttcttcctttttttgtttCAACTGAATTAAAGAGCAGCTTTTATCTTCTCGTCTTCCTCTGGTGTACGGCGGTGTATATACCACTAGTAGAAAAGGAGCTTTTTCTTCCGGCTTCATATAATCTTCATGTCGTGCAGCCTTTCATTCTAGGCTATTCTCCCTCCAGCAATcggtgtctgaagaaggtccatGGTGGACCAAAACTCACGTAACTGTGGGTTGCTGTTCTTATCTGCAAACTAATGCTTCAATCCTATATTATTTCAAGTTATTAAATCTATAAAAATTATGGACTCTTTAAGCAAATTCTGTACCCTGGCAAGGGTGACCACATGATCAGATCCAAGTCTAGGATCGCCCAATGATCTCATGTAAAAGGGGAAAGCCATCTGTGCTCGTTAAGAGCTAAGACCACCATCAATCTAAGGCACTTGGGGATCTCAGCTGGTGGACCCCACCAATGAAACATAAAGCGGTTAAGCTCCCTCTGGTGGCTGCAGGGGGTGTTTAAGAATTGTATGGATGATGACAGCAGGTTCTGCATTGGATGTAAATTGCAGATGAGATGTTTAGTCATAGTAAACGAACCCATTAGCAAATGCTTGTTACCATGACAAGACAACGTAGAAGGTTATCATCGATATCTATGACAAGATACATGTCTCATATGTTGGGTGTAAAAATAGCACCTTCACCTTTGTGTTGACCTACAATCTGTCGCCCCCAGTTCTGGCAGTACGGAGAGTGGGTGGATGTCGTAGTGGATGATCGCCTGCCTTATAAGAGAGGGAAGCTGGTATTTGTCAAGTCTACAGCTGCGAATGAGTTCTGGAGCGCCCTGCTGGAGAAGGCCTACGCCAAGTGAGTAATAACATGTTCAGATCTATGTCTCGGATCACCCAATGATCTCATGTAAAATTGGAAAGCTATTCGTGTCCACCATAGCAGATGTCCAGTCCTATGTAAGATTATTTCCAAGTAGAGTGGAGGAGGTAGTACTGTCTGTACTGACCCTGTTAGGAGAGGTATTTGCGGAAGCAATAATATTCTATCTTCATGTTGGTGAAGActaggaggtagtactatctgtaaaCATGTGATTTACTTGAACAAACGGGAAGACCATAGTATCTTAAAGGAGTATCTATAAGGAGTCTGTTCTATCTCTACCTATGTTGAGGTGGAGGTCTCCTTATGAGGAGAACCTCTTTTTAAATGAGTAGTTGTTCCTGTCGTGATTGATGTAGACTGAGGCCTGGGTGTGCTTTAACTTTTGTGACACCCATTTCTTTCAGTAAATAGAGAAAGTGCATGAGTTCCCCTGCTACATGAGACCATAGTAATGTGCCAACCCAAAGGCATACCTAGAGTCGTTGTAGATGTTGACTCTCTTATTGGTTGTCAATTTTAGTGCTTCAATAAGTGCCCTCAACTCAACCTCCTCTACTAAAGTGACACCCATTTCTTTGGATAAATGGAGACCGTGCATGAGTTCCCCTGCCACATGGAACCATAGTAATGTACCAACCCAAAGGCATACCTAGAGTCAATGTAGATGTTGACACTCTTATCGGTTGCCAATTTTAGTGCTCCAATAAGTGCCATCAACTCAACCTCCTCTACTGAAATTATACCCATTTCTTGGGGTAATAACAGACAGTTCATGAGTTCCCCTGCCACATGGGGCCATAGTAACGTGCCAACCCAAAGGCATACCTAGAGTCGTTGTAGATGTTGACTCTCTTTTATCGGTTCCCAATTTTAGTGCCCCAATAAGTGGCATCAACACAACCTCCTCTTCTGAAATGTGtgaagggagtggttctgctttcaCAGCCTCTTATgtgccactgaccactgcatatccagtgtagaaccgtccatCGTTTCCTGTCCTGTCCTTAGCATAGAGCCAGTGCTTCTCCATGTTTATAACCTTGGAAAGGCTAACTAGTCTTTGTTGTAATCTCAAATATAGAAATTTATAACAGTTTCTTCAATCATTTCAAGTTATATAACTTTTAAACCTATGGAACATAAGTTAATCATGGAATGTCCTGGGGGCACTGAGTTCTTACCCCTCTCTGGAATAAAGTATCTAGTGAACATACATTGCCCTAGGGAAAAATCACTGGTTGTACATCAGAAATTAGAATATTGATCTTAAAGTCACATAAGATCTCTTTGAAACAATATGAAATGTTGGaaaggtttattattttattatcagtttattattttatgtgctgggcatactgggggttggatggctatatactacagggggaaggctgactatgtactacagggggctggctatatactacagagggctagctatatactacaagggaaaggcaggctatatcctacagggggctgactatatactacggggggatAGCTGgtaatatactatggggctggctatatattatggcTATATTTGGAGGGGGCtcactggctaaatactacagggggctgtctatgtACTATCtagttggctggctatattctacaaggggctggctggctatatactacagggagctggctatatactaatgtgggctatctatatactacaggatgctggctggttatatactacagggggctggctatatactacagggggttggcaatatactacaggggctggttatatactacaaagCGCTGTCTGGCTATATTCTACCAGGAGCTCACTGGTAAAACTAATATAAGAAAATGGGTTACATATAGCGTACTGCCTCTTAACAGTAAATGTGTCAAAGAACCTGTTTTTCCTGTTTTTCTGGGATTGTTTATATGCGGTGCAGTACCATGCGAGGCTAGAAACAAGATATAGTTAGAATGCAATACCTTCATGTGCTGCATGAGATGAATGGCTCCTGACTGGATGCGAGCCAGGGTTATCGTGACAGCTAGGGATCGGCGCAATAGCCATTACTAGGGATCCTGTGATTGGACAGAAGAGAGAGGCGGATTGTAGTTGTGTATTGTTCTCGATCGCTGACTGGCCATTGAGCCcggggagaggctgtgaccaatgcatttcccaccctaggcttatactcgagtcaatagcttTTCTCAatcttttgtggtaaaattaggtgctttggcttatactcgggtcggcttatacttgaatttGTAAGGTGAtacttatatagtatatagtagattCCATTGTCATTGAATAAGTTTACACTTCCACCAAACATGGAACAGAGGACCTCTCTCGGTGCCTCTTCTCCAGTAAAGGTTGGATCTTTGTGGGTACATTTTTAGCAGCCAATAAAGTGTGAAATATCAAAGATACAATCATTTCCTTTTTATCTCCTGGCGGTCAATGCATTTTGATGTCCCTAATTGGAATGAAGGAAATAATAGTAATATCCCTTTATATCCTCTACTAAATCCCTTGTTGTGTTATTATAGCAAATGTCTTGGAATGAGGGTAAATTTCTCTCTACTTGTATGATGCATCGTACATGGACCCAGAGTTGTCCGAGTCTACTTAAGGAAGCGTCGCTTGGATAGTTTCCTTAGGTGCATCTATGAGAGTGGTAATAATTTGgtaataccatatatatactcgagtataagcctagtttttcagcacaaaaaaatgtgctgaaaacccaaactcggcttatactcgagtaaaaaaaaatataggttttaccaggtttttgtggtaaaattagggccctcggcttatacttgggtcggcttatactcgagtatatacggtaaattgggAAGGATTTGGGTGTTAGAGCTGCATTTGGGCATTTTGTTGTCATGTTAGTGGTTGTAAGCTCAATCACTGCAACACTTCCGTTAACATCTTAATCCGATGTTTTGAACAACAAGGAAAAAGATCCCCCGGCACTGAGTCTATTAAGTAAAAATTCAAAACAttattaaagcaaaaaaaaagtcacatacaGACGCGTTTTGAGCTATTTGCTCTTAATCATAGTCATGGCAGATAGCTGGAAACGCGCCAGCGCCAGTCTGTGACGATAGTGAATTGCTCAATGCCGTAGAATTTCTTCCTCGTTGTTCCTGTATCCGTGCCTCTCCGGTGAGACTTCCATGTCTCTTATTTGTTGCTTGtccaatgttatagagcaggaggagctgagcagattattcatagtgtcctatctgcaggcagcaagttatagagcaggaggagcagagcagattgtacatagtgtcctatctgcaggcagcatatacagaaggaggagctgagcagattgtacatagtgtcctatctgcaggcagcatgttatagagcaggaggagctgagcagattattcatagtgtcctatctgcaggcagcatgttatagagcaggaggagctgagcacattttacatagtgtcatatctgcaggcagcaggttatagagcaggaggagctgagcacattttacatactgtcctatctgcaggcagcatatacagaaggaggagctgagtaaattgtacatagtgtcctatctgcaggcagcatatacaGAACTCCTTTTTACCAATCTGAGATAAATTTAGTTGTTTGCTATATTTTGAAGGATTTTTATCAGTAAACTATTGCCGCATTTTATCTGATGAATTGTTTTACATCAAAATTGCTTGTTTGCATCAGTTCAGTTAAAAAAAGTGATGGCACATGTGCAGTCTCTGTACGATCTGTTTGCGGTGGCCAGTTCTATAATCATTTGTATTCTTTGGTATTATTTCCCCTCCCACAGGGCACCAGAATGGGATGAAGTGGACAATACAGTAAGAGAAAGTCTTAGAGTTGTTTCTGAGGACGGTGAAACCTGGTgagtacattgggggtcatttactaagggccgattcgcgttttcccgacgtgttacccgaatatttccgatttgcgccgattgtacctgaattgccccgggattttggcgcacgcgggggatggattgtggcgcatcggcgctgccatgcacgcgacggaaatcggggggcgtggccgaacgaaaacgttattcggaaaaaccgccgcatttaaaaaccgaaattgtgtcgcttgggacgcgcttaccttcacctggtccagctcggtgtattccggcgcgttcagttgattttcagcgcagcagcgccacctggtggacggcggaggaactaccttcataaatcccgtccggacccgaatcctgttcagagaacgcgccgctggatcgagaatgggccgggtaagtaaatctgccccattgtgtcttgtgCGCCAAACTTTATCTAATGGCTTCTCCCTGTAATAACATGGTCTCCTCCGGTATCAGGATTGGTGGGATTGGTCAAAAAAGCCTCAGAACACATAAAATTCCCCAGGGCTGTAACATTGTATATGATTCTATGAGCTGGTGAAATATAGTGACATAGGCTAGTAAAAAGATCATGGTCAAGAGGGAGGGAAAAGCCCCATTAGAAGTATCAAGAAAGAATGAAGCCTTGTTTGAGTATTCAGAAAGATGAACACTCCATAGTGAGCACCAGGAAAGACGGACACTCCATAGTGACCACCAGGAAAGAGGGACACTCCATAGTGAGCACCAGGAAAGAGGGACACTCCATAGTGAGCACCAGGAAAGAGGGACACTCCATAGTGACCACCAGGAAAACAGGAAAGACGGACACTCCATAGTGACCACCAGGAAAGAGGGACACTCCATAGTGACCACCAGGAAAGAGGGACACTCCATAGTGAGCACCAGGAAAGAGGGACACTCCATAGTGACCACCAGGAAAGAGGGACACTCCATAGTGAGCACCAGGAAAGAGGGACACTCCATAGTGACCACCAGGAAAGAGGGACACTCCATAGTGACCACCAGGAAAGAGGGACACTCCATATTGACCACCAAGAAAGACGGACACTCCATAGTGACCACCAGGAAAGAGGGGCACTCCATAGTGAGCACCAGGAAAGACGGACACTCCATAGTGACCACCAGGAAAACAGGAAAGACGGATACTTCATAGTGACCACCAGGAAAGACGGACACCTCGTAGTGACCAACAGGAAATAGGAACACTCCATAGTGACCACCAGGATAGAGGGACACTCCATAGTGACCACCAGGAAATAGGAACACTCCATAGTGACCACCAGGAAAGCGGGACACTTCATAGTGACCACCAGAAAATAGGAACACTCCATAGTGACCACCAGGATAGAGGGACACTCCATAGTGACCACCAGGAAAGAGGGGCACTCCATAGTGAGCACCAGGAAAGACATACACTCCACTGCAATTACAGGAAAGTTGGAAGCCCCAGGGCTGTAACATTTTTATCTGCGAGTATAATGTTCTATCAAATATTAGTAAAACAATCCTATCAAGAGGGGAGAAAAAGCCTCATTTTGAGGAGCAGGGACATCCCATTGGGAGTACTGAGAAGGATGGAGCGAAAAGCCTCGTTGGGAGCAGATTGGGAACTAGCCCAGATATGACTGGGAATGCCCAATGTCCTTTTACTTCCTCAGATCTGGGTCGCAGACATTTTGTCCCTAGAGCAGACTGAGTAGCAGGAAACGTGAGATCCTCAAACAAGGTCCCCGAGGCCAAGCACCTTGTTTGAGGACAAGTATTTTCTTGGTTCAAGTATTTTCTTGGATATTTATTGGCCCCAATTCCCAAAGCTGAGGCTTTGCTCCTGACAACTATAGTGTAGAGCACCAGTAAAGAGGTTTCTCATTGGGAGTACCAAGAAAGAGCGAAGCTTCAGTGGGAATAGCAGGGAGCTCTTTATGGAATAGTGGGAAAGAGAGAAGGTTCTTGTATGACATTCAAGGCAATGAGGATTCCTGCTGTAGGTCCTGCTGAAGGGAGGCAAAGATTTAGCGACTGAATGGGATCCACTAAGAAGTTTCTTTCTATCCTCTATTTTCTTTAGGATaccattttcttcctttttggttGAATATTGTCGAGTGGATATATGTCATCTGAATCCAGACTACGTCCACAGCAGAGAAGATCTAACCTGGTGCCTGTCCGAATTCTCAGGTTCTTGGACCTCCGGATCcactgctggaggctgcacaaACTACCGTAAGAGAAGCCGTATTCTGGAGTCGAGGAATCCTGGTGAATTATGTAAAAATTTCAACTTGTAATTTCTTTGTTTCAAAATTAGCGACATTCTGGACCAATCCTCAGTTCTGGATCAAACTAGAGGAACCTGATGTGGACCAACCGGAGAACGCTGAGACACCTCTGTCCACAGTCATTGTCTGCCTAATGCAGAAACATCATAGAAGAAAGAAGATCGATGGAGGGCAGTTATTAAGCATTGGCTTCACTATCTACGAGGTAAGAATCAGaatgatgtataatgtatatacacagccaagAGGTGGAATCATATTCACATCACATAGTGAATATAGACTATACTATTTATTTGTTACTGCAGTTACACAGACTGTCCACTACACTGACTCTATTCTATTTGTTAATTCTTGTGCTCGGGGCATCTGGAATGAGCTGATTGGTAAAGGTGCTAAGTATCGGACCCCATTGATAAGATAATGATGATCCATTGTGTACGTGTTCCTGTTACACCCctgacaatatacactcaccggccactttattaggtccaccatgctagtaacgggttggacccccttttgccttcagaactgcctcaattcttcgtggcatagatacaacaaggtgctggaagctcctcagagattttgttccatattgacatgatggtatcacacagttgccgcagatttgtcggctgcacatccatgatgcaaatctcccgttccaccacatcccaaagatgctctattggattgagatctggtgactgtggagccatttgtgtccagtgacctcattgtcatgttcaagaaaccagtctgagatgattccagctttatgacatggcgcattatcctgctgaaagtagccatcagatgttacagggtacattgtgctcataaagggatggacatggtcagcaacaacactcaggtaggctgtggcgttgtaccaaggggcccaaagacaccatgacaccaccaccaccagcctgacccgctgatacaaggcaggatggatccatgacaccaccagcaccagcctgacccgctgatacaaggcaggatggatccatgctttca contains the following coding sequences:
- the LOC140120979 gene encoding calpain-8-like; the encoded protein is MASVAAIVARNQAGPLGYGTHDNPKKYLNQDFEELRAHCLASGTLFEDPTFPAAQSSLGNNELGPDSDIVQGLVWKRPKEINPNPQFITEGACRDDVLQGMLGNCWFLCSVASLTLNEECLFRVVPIEQHFDTDYAGIFHFKFWQYGEWVDVVVDDRLPYKRGKLVFVKSTAANEFWSALLEKAYAK
- the LOC140120803 gene encoding calpain-8-like is translated as MADSWKRASASLAPEWDEVDNTVRESLRVVSEDGETWIPFSSFLVEYCRVDICHLNPDYVHSREDLTWCLSEFSGSWTSGSTAGGCTNYRKRSRILESRNPATFWTNPQFWIKLEEPDVDQPENAETPLSTVIVCLMQKHHRRKKIDGGQLLSIGFTIYEAPKEMPPNVHLGHDFFMKYRAVARAGAFINLREVFGRFQLPVGNYVIVPSTFAPFEEADFLLRVYTEKKAQALELGYAVYAAVYEPSVNGKPDTVILYGSEPLDEEKDEYNAEDLRDVLNKLLSKCKNVKSDGFCLKTCKEMIDSLDVSFYKCP